In one Streptomyces venezuelae genomic region, the following are encoded:
- a CDS encoding D-alanine--D-alanine ligase family protein, translating into MSSENLPQSPEQPLRKPRVAVVFGGRSSEHGISVVTAGAVLRAIDRTKYDVLPIGITTDGRWALTADEPERMAIADRTMPNVSDLADSVEGGVVLPLDPGNREVVYSEPGSVPKALGEVDVVFPMLHGPYGEDGTLQGLLELSGVPYVGSGVLASAVGQDKDYMKRVFSSFGLNVGPYLVIRPREWQQDEEGARRRIADFAGEHGFPLFIKPARAGSSIGITKVDSFEGLDEAIAEAQHHDPKILVEALLRGREIECGVLEFEDGPRASVPAEIPPVQAHDYYDFEAKYIDSAPGIVPAPLTPDETAEIQRLAVEAFEAASCEGLVRADFFLTEDGRFVINEINTMPGFTPISMYPQMWEKSGVSYPELVDRLIQAALNRSTGLR; encoded by the coding sequence ATGAGCAGCGAGAACCTCCCCCAGAGCCCTGAGCAGCCGCTCCGCAAGCCGCGCGTGGCCGTCGTGTTCGGCGGCCGCAGCTCGGAGCACGGCATCTCCGTCGTCACGGCCGGTGCCGTGCTGCGCGCCATCGACCGCACCAAGTACGACGTCCTGCCGATCGGCATCACCACGGACGGCCGGTGGGCGCTCACCGCCGACGAGCCCGAGCGGATGGCCATCGCCGACCGCACGATGCCGAACGTCTCCGACCTCGCCGACTCCGTGGAGGGCGGCGTGGTGCTGCCCCTGGACCCCGGCAACCGCGAGGTCGTCTACAGCGAGCCCGGCTCCGTGCCCAAGGCGCTCGGCGAGGTCGACGTCGTCTTCCCGATGCTGCACGGTCCCTACGGAGAGGACGGCACCCTCCAGGGCCTGCTCGAACTCTCCGGAGTGCCCTACGTCGGCTCCGGAGTCCTCGCCTCGGCCGTCGGCCAGGACAAGGACTACATGAAGCGGGTGTTCTCCTCCTTCGGGCTGAACGTCGGCCCGTACCTGGTGATCCGCCCGCGCGAGTGGCAGCAGGACGAAGAGGGCGCCCGCCGGCGCATCGCGGACTTCGCGGGCGAGCACGGCTTCCCGCTGTTCATCAAGCCCGCGCGCGCGGGCTCCTCGATCGGCATCACGAAGGTCGACTCCTTCGAAGGCCTCGACGAGGCCATCGCCGAGGCCCAGCACCACGACCCGAAGATCCTCGTCGAGGCGCTGCTGCGCGGCCGCGAGATCGAGTGCGGCGTCCTGGAGTTCGAGGACGGCCCGCGCGCGAGCGTCCCCGCCGAGATCCCGCCCGTACAGGCGCACGACTACTACGACTTCGAGGCGAAGTACATCGACTCGGCGCCCGGGATCGTGCCCGCCCCGCTGACGCCCGACGAGACCGCGGAGATCCAGCGGCTCGCCGTCGAGGCGTTCGAGGCGGCGTCCTGCGAGGGCCTGGTGCGCGCGGACTTCTTCCTCACCGAGGACGGCCGGTTCGTGATCAACGAGATCAACACGATGCCGGGCTTCACGCCCATCTCGATGTACCCGCAGATGTGGGAGAAGAGCGGCGTCAGCTACCCCGAGCTGGTGGACCGGCTCATCCAGGCGGCCCTGAACCGCTCCACGGGCCTGCGCTAG
- a CDS encoding NAD(P)H-dependent glycerol-3-phosphate dehydrogenase, which translates to MVLADAGCDVTLWGRRTELADAVNSTRTNPDYLPGVRLPENLRATSDPAEAAADADFTVLAVPSQTLRGNLAEWAPLLAPETVLVSLMKGVELGSAMRMSEVIEDVTKVPSDRVAVVTGPNLAREIAARQPAAAVVACRDEAVAQRLQTACHTPYFRPYTNTDVVGCELGGAVKNVIGLAVGIADGMGLGDNAKGSLITRGLAETTRLGLAMGADPLTFSGLAGLGDLVATCSSPLSRNHTFGTNLGKGMTLEETIAVTKQTAEGVKSCESVLDLARRHGVDMPITETVVGIVHEGTPPMVALKDLMSRSAKPERR; encoded by the coding sequence ATGGTGCTCGCCGACGCGGGCTGCGACGTCACCCTGTGGGGCCGCCGCACCGAACTCGCCGACGCCGTCAACTCCACGCGGACCAACCCGGACTACCTCCCCGGCGTGCGGCTCCCCGAGAACCTCCGGGCGACCTCCGACCCCGCGGAGGCCGCGGCCGACGCCGACTTCACGGTCCTCGCCGTGCCCTCGCAGACGCTGCGCGGCAACCTCGCCGAGTGGGCGCCGCTGCTGGCCCCCGAGACCGTCCTCGTCTCCCTCATGAAGGGCGTCGAACTGGGCTCCGCCATGCGGATGAGCGAGGTGATCGAGGACGTCACGAAGGTCCCCTCGGACCGCGTCGCCGTCGTCACCGGACCCAACCTGGCCCGTGAGATCGCCGCGCGGCAGCCCGCCGCCGCCGTGGTCGCCTGCCGGGACGAAGCCGTCGCGCAGCGTCTCCAGACGGCCTGCCACACGCCGTACTTCCGCCCGTACACGAACACCGACGTCGTCGGCTGCGAACTCGGCGGCGCCGTCAAGAACGTCATCGGCCTCGCCGTGGGCATCGCGGACGGCATGGGCCTCGGGGACAACGCCAAGGGATCGCTCATCACGCGCGGCCTCGCCGAGACCACCCGGCTCGGCCTCGCCATGGGCGCCGACCCGCTGACGTTCTCCGGACTCGCGGGCCTGGGCGACCTGGTGGCCACCTGCTCCTCGCCGCTGTCGCGCAACCACACCTTCGGCACCAACCTCGGCAAGGGCATGACCCTGGAGGAGACCATCGCGGTCACCAAGCAGACCGCCGAGGGCGTCAAGTCCTGCGAGTCCGTGCTCGATCTGGCCCGCAGGCACGGCGTCGACATGCCGATCACGGAGACCGTCGTGGGCATCGTGCACGAGGGCACACCCCCGATGGTCGCCCTCAAGGACCTCATGTCGCGCAGTGCCAAGCCCGAGCGCCGCTGA
- a CDS encoding lysophospholipid acyltransferase family protein produces the protein MSRRRIGFWYRLAAVIAKPPLVVLFKRDWRGMEHIPADGGFITAVNHNSHIDPFSYAHYQYNTGRVPRFLAKDGLFKGGFVAKVMKGTGQIPVYRETTNALDAFRAAVDAIERGECVAFYPEGTLTRDPDMWPMTAKSGAARVALKTKCPVIPVAQWGANLALPPYSKKPAFFPRKTLQVKAGAPVDLSRFYDKEPTPDVLREVTETIMAAITELLEEVRGEKAPDTPYDPRRARLEQRRKADRGTARGSAESTSEDSK, from the coding sequence GTGTCCCGCCGCAGAATCGGCTTCTGGTACCGCCTGGCGGCGGTCATCGCTAAACCGCCGCTCGTGGTTCTGTTCAAGCGGGACTGGCGTGGAATGGAACACATTCCGGCCGACGGAGGATTCATCACGGCGGTGAATCACAACTCGCATATCGACCCGTTCTCCTACGCGCACTACCAGTACAACACCGGACGGGTGCCGCGTTTCCTGGCGAAGGACGGTCTTTTCAAGGGCGGCTTCGTCGCCAAGGTCATGAAGGGCACGGGCCAGATCCCGGTCTACCGCGAGACGACGAACGCCCTCGACGCCTTCCGTGCCGCCGTCGACGCCATCGAGCGCGGCGAGTGCGTCGCCTTCTACCCCGAGGGCACCCTCACCAGGGACCCCGACATGTGGCCGATGACGGCCAAGTCCGGTGCCGCGCGGGTCGCCCTCAAGACCAAGTGCCCGGTGATCCCCGTCGCCCAGTGGGGCGCCAACCTCGCCCTGCCGCCGTACAGCAAGAAGCCCGCCTTCTTCCCGCGCAAGACCCTCCAGGTGAAGGCGGGAGCACCGGTCGACCTGTCGCGCTTCTACGACAAGGAGCCGACGCCCGACGTGCTGCGCGAGGTGACCGAGACCATCATGGCCGCGATCACCGAACTCCTGGAGGAGGTCAGGGGCGAGAAGGCCCCCGATACGCCGTACGACCCGCGCAGGGCACGGCTGGAACAACGACGCAAGGCAGACCGCGGAACCGCTCGTGGCTCCGCGGAGAGCACCTCGGAGGACAGCAAGTGA
- the cofC gene encoding 2-phospho-L-lactate guanylyltransferase → MQWTLVIPLKPLARAKSRLAAASGDGLRPGLALAFAQDTVAAAAACRAVRDVVVVTDDALAGRELAALGARIVPDEPGEGLNAALAHGAAFVRAAWPKAPVAALNADLPALRPVELARALDGAVPFPRAFLPDAEGIGTTLLCAGPGAELRPAFGTDSRARHAASGALELSLDGVDSVRRDVDTGEDLRAALVLGVGPRTAETAAGLLIAD, encoded by the coding sequence GTGCAGTGGACCCTGGTGATACCCCTGAAGCCGCTGGCGCGCGCCAAGAGCAGGCTCGCCGCCGCCTCCGGGGACGGTCTCCGGCCCGGCCTGGCCCTGGCGTTCGCGCAGGACACCGTGGCCGCCGCGGCGGCCTGCCGGGCGGTACGGGATGTGGTGGTCGTCACGGACGACGCCCTGGCGGGTCGTGAGCTCGCCGCGCTGGGCGCCCGGATCGTGCCGGACGAGCCGGGAGAGGGCCTGAACGCCGCTCTGGCGCACGGAGCGGCGTTCGTGCGTGCCGCGTGGCCGAAAGCGCCCGTGGCGGCCCTGAACGCCGATCTGCCGGCGCTGCGCCCGGTGGAATTGGCGCGGGCCCTTGACGGTGCCGTCCCATTTCCCCGCGCATTCCTTCCTGATGCCGAAGGAATCGGCACGACGTTGCTGTGCGCGGGGCCGGGTGCGGAATTGCGTCCCGCATTCGGAACGGACTCGCGGGCCCGGCACGCGGCGTCGGGCGCCCTGGAACTCTCGCTCGACGGCGTGGATTCCGTACGCCGGGACGTGGACACCGGAGAGGACCTGCGCGCCGCTCTCGTGCTCGGTGTGGGGCCCCGCACCGCCGAGACCGCGGCGGGCCTGCTCATTGCCGACTGA